One window from the genome of Oryctolagus cuniculus chromosome 1, mOryCun1.1, whole genome shotgun sequence encodes:
- the FSHB gene encoding follitropin subunit beta precursor produces the protein MKSVQFCFLFCCWKAICCSSCELTNITIAVEKEECRFCISINTTWCSGYCYTRDLVYKDPARPNIQKICTFKELVYETVRVPGCAHHADSLYTYPVATECHCGNCDSDSTDCTVRGLGPSYCSFGEMKE, from the exons atgaagtctgtccagttttgtttccttttctgttgctgGAAAGCAATCTGCTGCAGTAGCTGTGAGCTGACCAACATCACCATTGCAGTGGAGAAAGAGGAGTGCCGTTTCTGCATAAGCATCAATACCACCTGGTGTTCCGGCTACTGCTACACTAGG GATCTTGTTTATAAGGACCCAGCAAGGCCCAACATCCAGAAGATATGTACCTTCAAGGAGCTGGTGTATGAGACAGTGAGGGTGCCTGGCTGTGCTCACCATGCAGACTCCCTGTACACATACCCAGTGGCCACTGAATGTCACTGCGGCAACTGTGACAGTGACAGCACTGACTGCACTGTACGAGGCCTGGGGCCCAGCTACTGCTCCTTCGgtgaaatgaaagaataa